One genomic window of Ciona intestinalis chromosome 7, KH, whole genome shotgun sequence includes the following:
- the LOC100184327 gene encoding methyltransferase-like protein 27 — MSTVDEAYGRSISTYPIKSSTKVRKYYNSWANKYDDDLTAMSYRAPDAAVGKAATLLSEEQKKVFKVLDLGSGTGLVGVSLRKFGFQGEVTALDGAAEMLQLAKKKNIYNDCHQHILTLNHPLPYPDDNFDLIISVGGFGNNMMQPDCLQEVFRVLKPGCFFVLTIRLHSKSNEYRDRLNKELKQLEANGLMQVASREAFMQYNWKGVTSDQGLDFNDQFADVYAMLKNQL; from the exons ATGTCAACAGTAGACGAGGCTTATGGGCGGTCGATATCTACCTACCCCATTAAGAGCTCTACTA AGGTGAGAAAATATTACAACTCATGGGCGAATAAATATGATGATGACTTGACAGCCATGTCGTACCGCGCACCTGATGCAGCAGTTGGTAAAGCAGCAACCCTTTTATCCGAAGAGCAAAAGAAAGTGTTTAAAGTACTTGACCTAGGATCAG GAACAGGGTTGGTTGGTGTTTCCCTACGTAAGTTTGGATTTCAAGGAGAGGTTACAGCGCTGGATGGCGCTGCGGAAATGTTACAGTTggccaagaaaaaaaatatttacaa CGACTGTCACCAGCACATTCTTACTTTAAATCACCCCCTCCCCTATCCTGACGATAATTTTGACTTGATCATTTCCGTTGGAGGGTTTGGAAATAACATGATGCAACCGGATTGTTtacag GAAGTATTTCGAGTACTAAAACCTGGTTGCTTTTTCGTTCTCACCATTCGTCTGCACAGCAAATCAAACGAATATCGAGACCGCTTAAATAAGGAACTGAAACAACTGGAAGCAAACGGCTTAATGCAAGTAGCTTCAAGGGAAGCGTTCATGCAATATAACTGGAAAGGTGTGACGAGTGATCAAGGATTAGATTTTAACGATCAGTTTGCAGACGTTTATGctatgttaaaaaatcaactttga
- the LOC100186726 gene encoding stabilin-2-like produces the protein MGNKMRVLSFLICVFSSIILKARSQLNDGHCSRLPVACVNPFCRNMQRWNNGCHRFATCERDPETDLNKCMCQPGFVGDGKLSCTESGSNTPFEDNHCTGGCDPNARCMPTYVNINQQLLSCVCNHDYVGNGKFCIRRTIPNDLPPACRNCHPTRGRCMYNIFLRRYHCACRSGYRGNGVTCSSVSTTTTTTTTTTREPTPPPRCLQVCHSDANCVLGSGSIGICMCKSGYFGDGINICRPDECSLTCIENAHCEPQEVTDLPPFKCVCDYGYRGNPHSLCLKWPNDNTRVLG, from the exons ATGGGTAACAAGATGCGGGTGCTTTCGTTTCtgatttgtgtttttagtagcattattttaaaagctagAAGCCAGTTGAACG ATGGCCATTGTAGCAGACTGCCCGTGGCATGTGTCAACCCATTCTGTCGAAACATGCAAAGATGGAACAACGGTTGTCATCGTTTTGCAACATGCGAGCGAGATCCAGAAACCGACTTAAATAAGTGCATGTGTCAACCTGGTTTTGTTGGTGACGGAAAACTGTCATGTACGG AGTCCGGCTCTAATACACCGTTTGAAGACAATCACTGCACCGGTGGCTGCGACCCAAACGCGAGGTGCATGCCCACATACGTCAACATTAATCAACAATTGCTAAGCTGTGTTTGCAACCACGATTATGTAGGAAATGGAAAATTTTGTATTCGCCGCACAATACCAA ACGACCTCCCACCGGCATGTAGGAATTGTCACCCTACACGTGGTAGGTGTATGTACAATATATTCCTACGCAGATATCATTGCGCTTGTAGGTCTGGTTATCGGGGGAATGGAGTTACTTGTTCGTCAG tttcaacaacaacaacaacgacgACGACAACAACAAGAGAGCCTACGCCTCCTCCACGATGCCTCCAGGTTTGTCACAGTGATGCAAATTGCGTGTTGGGGTCTGGTAGCATCGGGATATGCATGTGCAAGTCTGGCTACTTTGGCGATGGCATCAATATTTGCAGACCGG ATGAATGTTCGTTGACCTGCATAGAAAACGCCCACTGCGAACCACAAGAAGTAACAGATCTACCACCATTTAAATGTGTGTGTGATTATGGATATCGTGGAAACCCTCATTCACTATGTCTTAAGTGGCCAAAtg ATAACACTCGAGTCTTGGGCTAA
- the LOC100176554 gene encoding quinone oxidoreductase, whose translation MLSSKVPVLSTTVMRGVLVSKFGDPDVLEIRRDLPIPKPEANEVLVKVAAVGVNPVDTYIRSGNYARLPVLPYIPGNDMAGTVVFAGADVKNVKEGERVASFMHVKSGAYAEYCVVNSNWLVSLPDDYDFRKGAAVGTPYFTAYRALFTKGNAKPSDIVLVHGASGGVGMAVCQFALSQGITVYGTAGSDEGIKAVRTQGIKKVFNHREEGYTEKIMKATGGKGPDLIIEMLSNVNLNRDLQMLAPNGRVIIVGCRGPIEINPRLMMGKESRVEGVGLFVTPQNDFSNMSKIITAGLKQGWLDPAVGSEYSLNSAEKAHKDIIHNKGAQGKMVLIV comes from the coding sequence ATGCTTTCATCTAAAGTTCCTGTGTTGAGCACTACAGTTATGCGTGGTGTGTTGGTGTCAAAGTTTGGGGATCCTGATGTGCTGGAAATCAGAAGAGATTTGCCGATTCCAAAACCAGAAGCAAATGAAGTTCTTGTGAAAGTTGCTGCTGTAGGTGTTAATCCTGTGGATACATACATAAGGTCAGGTAACTATGCCAGGCTGCCTGTTCTACCTTACATACCAGGCAATGACATGGCAGGAACTGTTGTGTTTGCTGGGGCTGATGTTAAGAATGTAAAAGAGGGAGAGAGAGTTGCATCTTTCATGCATGTGAAGTCGGGGGCATATGCCGAGTATTGTGTTGTAAACTCAAACTGGCTTGTATCATTACCTGATGATTATGACTTCAGGAAAGGTGCTGCCGTTGGCACTCCATACTTTACTGCATATAGAGCTCTGTTCACTAAAGGAAATGCCAAACCAAGTGATATTGTATTGGTACATGGGGCAAGTGGTGGCGTGGGAATGGCAGTGTGCCAGTTCGCTCTTTCTCAAGGTATAACAGTGTATGGAACAGCTGGTTCTGATGAAGGAATAAAGGCAGTTCGTACACAAGGCATCAAGAAAGTATTCAACCATAGAGAAGAAggttatacagaaaaaattatGAAAGCAACTGGTGGCAAGGGCCCTGATCTGATAATTGAAATGCTTTCCAATGTAAACCTTAACAGAGACCTACAGATGCTTGCTCCCAATGGGAGAGTAATAATTGTTGGATGCAGAGGACCGATTGAGATCAATCCCAGGCTAATGATGGGAAAGGAAAGTCGTGTTGAAGGGGTTGGACTTTTCGTCACCCCTCAGAACGATTTTTCAAACATGAGCAAAATCATAACTGCTGGATTAAAACAGGGCTGGTTAGACCCAGCAGTGGGATCAGAGTATTCATTAAATAGTGCCGAAAAAGCACATAAGGATATTATTCATAACAAAGGTGCTCAGGGAAAAATGgtgctaattgtttaa